From Paenibacillus sp. V4I7, one genomic window encodes:
- a CDS encoding DUF3951 domain-containing protein, with the protein MDFSTLTLLGLITPIFVLVIYIMTKTLIKKEIPDSRYNPFDYITGQTQAPFQEQKEQKEEKDDQGDDKDKNLKNHS; encoded by the coding sequence TTGGATTTTTCAACCCTCACCCTACTCGGGTTAATCACACCCATCTTTGTATTAGTCATCTACATCATGACCAAGACTCTCATCAAAAAGGAGATACCCGATAGCCGTTATAATCCTTTTGATTATATAACTGGTCAAACCCAAGCCCCATTTCAAGAACAAAAAGAGCAAAAAGAAGAAAAGGACGACCAGGGAGACGACAAAGATAAAAACTTAAAAAATCATAGTTGA
- a CDS encoding AI-2E family transporter → MERFWKNKWFVGLVYLLLVLASLYMLLQIKPIMFSVFTFIKAIVTPFFIAVIISYILNPIVNILNQRKVPRTIAVLLIYSVFLSSLTVIIMNMTPMFVSQIAELNEHMPQMAMRAQSLVDGFNQNQLLPDSVRNGFNHSLTKLENSISMAISNYMNQIGNTINMLFIAFIVPFVAFYILKDFQIIEKTALAIVPREHRKKTIKLLIDIDTALGNYIRGQLLVCLIIGALAYLGYWLIGMQYALLLASVVAVFNIIPYLGPFFGAAPAIIMASTISLKMLLLVALVNLAVQILEGNVISPQVVGRTLHMHPLFIIFALLVGGEVAGIVGLILAVPFFAVMKVIIQHIFLHYVHKPTT, encoded by the coding sequence ATGGAACGCTTTTGGAAAAATAAATGGTTTGTCGGGCTGGTCTACCTCCTGCTTGTTCTGGCCAGCTTGTATATGCTTCTCCAAATAAAGCCAATCATGTTTAGCGTATTTACCTTTATCAAAGCCATCGTGACGCCATTTTTTATAGCAGTGATTATTTCGTACATTTTAAACCCGATCGTGAATATTCTTAACCAGCGGAAAGTGCCAAGAACCATTGCTGTACTGCTTATTTATAGTGTCTTTCTCTCATCTCTGACCGTTATTATCATGAATATGACACCGATGTTTGTGTCCCAAATAGCGGAACTGAATGAGCATATGCCGCAAATGGCTATGCGTGCGCAGTCGCTTGTAGATGGCTTTAATCAAAATCAACTGCTGCCCGACAGTGTGCGCAATGGATTTAATCATTCACTTACGAAGCTGGAAAATAGCATTTCCATGGCCATCTCGAACTACATGAATCAGATTGGAAATACCATCAATATGCTGTTCATTGCTTTCATCGTACCGTTCGTTGCGTTCTATATCTTAAAGGATTTTCAAATTATTGAGAAAACAGCCCTGGCAATTGTGCCGCGTGAGCATCGTAAGAAAACAATCAAGTTGCTCATTGATATTGACACTGCACTTGGTAATTATATCCGTGGTCAACTGTTAGTTTGCTTGATTATAGGAGCTCTTGCCTATTTGGGGTATTGGCTTATTGGCATGCAATATGCCTTGCTGCTCGCTAGCGTTGTGGCGGTGTTTAATATTATTCCTTACTTGGGGCCCTTTTTTGGAGCAGCGCCGGCAATCATTATGGCTTCAACGATCTCTTTGAAAATGTTGTTATTAGTTGCGCTTGTTAATTTAGCCGTACAAATTCTCGAAGGCAACGTAATCTCTCCTCAGGTGGTAGGAAGAACGCTGCATATGCATCCATTATTTATCATCTTCGCCTTACTTGTAGGTGGGGAAGTCGCAGGTATTGTGGGGTTAATATTAGCTGTACCTTTCTTTGCCGTCATGAAGGTTATCATTCAACATATTTTCCTTCACTATGTTCATAAGCCCACGACATGA
- a CDS encoding PRC-barrel domain-containing protein, with the protein MRKAHDLIGLPVITVDSGKQIGQVKDLLVGPDWNIRGIMLEVKHWFSSLRYIPWEGIVSAGEDAITIPNESVIREFEHVEECHAFLEGSRKIKGLPVITVGGHKLGVVEDVYLNQNWGKQIVGYELSEGFISDLKEGRRWLPMPVAATKGEDAIIVPVHCAQEVEELFVSKEE; encoded by the coding sequence TTGCGCAAAGCGCATGATTTGATCGGGCTTCCCGTTATTACGGTAGATTCCGGAAAACAAATAGGTCAAGTTAAAGATTTGTTGGTAGGCCCTGATTGGAACATACGAGGTATCATGCTCGAAGTGAAGCATTGGTTCTCCTCCTTACGTTATATACCGTGGGAGGGAATCGTCTCTGCCGGAGAAGATGCCATTACCATACCGAACGAAAGTGTCATTCGCGAGTTTGAGCATGTGGAAGAGTGCCATGCTTTTCTTGAAGGAAGCCGCAAAATTAAAGGTCTTCCCGTCATTACGGTGGGAGGACACAAATTAGGCGTGGTAGAAGATGTTTATTTAAACCAGAATTGGGGTAAACAAATAGTAGGTTATGAATTGTCCGAAGGGTTTATTTCTGATTTAAAGGAAGGGCGAAGATGGCTTCCCATGCCGGTGGCGGCAACCAAAGGGGAAGATGCCATCATAGTGCCTGTACATTGCGCTCAGGAAGTAGAAGAACTCTTCGTATCCAAAGAAGAATAG
- a CDS encoding cysteine desulfurase family protein, with translation MNPIYLDHAATTPVHPEVMEAMLPFYTAFFGNPSSTHSFGRATRTALNRFRDAMAKSLGCLPAELIFTSGGTESNNMAIFGIMNANKDGRKHIITTEIEHHAVLHPCERLESLGYEVTYLPVDPTGLIQIEDVEAAIRPDTALISMMYVNNEVGTIQPIEQVGHLARSRQIPFHVDAVQALGKFPLNVHELPVDLMSFSAHKIYGPKGAGALFVSKNTRLTPHVYGGSQERKRRAGTENVAAIAGFAKAVEVTLPMLDSMKSNVTEFRGLMISILEQQLGCDNFTINGHKEQCIPHILNISFPGISTETLLMNLDLEEVAAASGSACTSGSLEVSHVLQAMKLPENVTASAVRFSFGMGNSKEQIETAAQKIATIVKRLRTI, from the coding sequence ATGAATCCCATTTATCTTGATCATGCAGCAACTACACCCGTGCATCCTGAAGTAATGGAAGCAATGCTTCCATTCTATACAGCCTTTTTTGGGAATCCTTCGAGTACACATAGCTTCGGCAGAGCTACTAGAACAGCACTCAACCGGTTTCGGGACGCTATGGCGAAATCGTTAGGCTGTTTACCTGCTGAGCTTATTTTTACAAGCGGAGGGACCGAAAGCAATAACATGGCGATCTTTGGGATCATGAATGCAAACAAGGATGGCAGGAAGCATATCATTACGACGGAGATCGAACATCATGCTGTTTTGCATCCCTGTGAGCGACTGGAGAGCCTCGGGTACGAGGTGACTTACCTTCCAGTAGATCCGACCGGTCTTATTCAAATAGAAGATGTGGAAGCGGCTATTCGTCCTGACACAGCTCTCATTTCCATGATGTATGTGAATAATGAAGTGGGTACGATTCAACCGATCGAGCAAGTAGGCCATCTAGCGCGGAGTCGGCAAATTCCTTTTCATGTAGATGCGGTGCAAGCTTTAGGTAAATTTCCGCTGAATGTTCATGAACTTCCTGTTGATTTAATGAGTTTCTCGGCTCATAAGATATACGGACCCAAAGGTGCAGGCGCATTATTTGTATCGAAGAACACGAGGTTGACACCTCACGTCTATGGCGGCTCTCAGGAGAGAAAGCGCCGCGCAGGTACGGAGAATGTAGCAGCAATTGCAGGCTTTGCTAAAGCTGTGGAAGTTACTCTCCCCATGCTGGATAGCATGAAATCCAATGTCACAGAGTTTCGCGGGCTTATGATAAGCATACTTGAGCAGCAATTAGGCTGCGATAACTTTACGATTAATGGCCACAAGGAACAGTGTATCCCGCATATTCTGAACATCAGCTTCCCAGGTATCTCAACAGAAACACTTCTTATGAATCTGGATTTAGAAGAAGTGGCTGCTGCAAGCGGTTCTGCATGTACGTCAGGTTCACTTGAAGTATCACACGTATTACAAGCTATGAAGCTCCCAGAAAATGTTACGGCCTCCGCGGTTCGATTTAGTTTTGGAATGGGGAATTCTAAAGAACAAATCGAAACAGCTGCCCAGAAAATTGCAACCATTGTCAAGCGGTTGCGTACTATATAG
- the cymR gene encoding cysteine metabolism transcriptional regulator CymR — translation MKISTKGRYGLTIMMELANRFGEGPTSLKSIAEKHQLSEHYLEQLVAPLRNAGLVKSIRGAYGGYILSKSAELVTAGEVIRVLEGPISPVDFTEEDDPAKRDLWIRIRDSIADVLDSTTLANLISFEDQGKNDNYMFYI, via the coding sequence TTGAAAATTTCTACAAAAGGCCGCTATGGTTTAACGATCATGATGGAGCTGGCCAATCGATTTGGTGAAGGACCGACTTCACTCAAAAGTATTGCCGAAAAGCATCAGCTTTCTGAGCATTATCTGGAACAACTTGTAGCTCCGCTTCGCAATGCAGGATTGGTCAAAAGTATTCGTGGTGCTTACGGTGGATATATTCTCTCCAAATCCGCTGAACTAGTAACAGCAGGCGAGGTTATTCGTGTTTTAGAAGGACCAATCAGTCCTGTCGATTTCACCGAGGAAGATGATCCGGCTAAGCGTGATCTGTGGATTCGCATTCGCGATAGTATTGCGGACGTGCTTGATTCTACTACACTTGCTAACTTGATTTCTTTCGAAGACCAAGGCAAGAACGACAACTACATGTTTTACATTTAA
- the mnmA gene encoding tRNA 2-thiouridine(34) synthase MnmA, translated as MSKKTRVILGMSGGVDSSVAALLLKEQGYEVIGIFMKNWDDTDEFGHCTAEEDAEDVRRVCDQLDIPFYTVNFEKQYYDKVFAYFLDEYTKGRTPNPDVMCNREIKFGELLQKVIDLGGDYIATGHYAQVKEQDGEYVLLRGNDANKDQTYFLNVLNQQQLSKAMFPIGHLPKPKVREIAEAAGLATAKKKDSTGICFIGERDFKQFLSQYLPAKPGNMVDIRNGEVKGRHDGLMYYTLGQRQGLGIGGSGSGEPWFVVDKDLKNNQLLVVQGEQYPGLYSKGLTATDLNWISSTKPVGTYACTAKFRYRQPDQGVVLTFMEDGTCEVVFDKPQKAVTPGQSVVFYDGDVCLGGGVIDKVHK; from the coding sequence ATGAGTAAAAAAACACGTGTCATTTTGGGAATGTCCGGAGGTGTCGATTCTTCGGTTGCTGCGCTGTTGCTTAAGGAACAGGGCTACGAGGTTATTGGCATTTTTATGAAAAATTGGGACGATACCGATGAGTTTGGCCATTGTACCGCAGAAGAAGATGCAGAGGATGTTAGAAGAGTGTGCGATCAGCTCGACATCCCTTTCTATACAGTTAATTTCGAAAAGCAATATTACGACAAAGTTTTCGCCTACTTCTTAGATGAGTACACCAAGGGCCGCACGCCGAATCCGGATGTGATGTGTAACCGGGAAATAAAATTCGGGGAATTGCTTCAGAAGGTCATTGATCTAGGCGGGGATTACATTGCAACAGGTCACTATGCACAAGTGAAAGAGCAAGATGGTGAATATGTGCTTTTGCGTGGTAATGATGCCAACAAAGATCAAACGTACTTCCTTAACGTACTCAATCAGCAGCAGCTGTCCAAAGCCATGTTCCCGATTGGCCACCTACCGAAACCAAAGGTTCGTGAAATTGCTGAAGCAGCAGGTCTAGCCACAGCTAAAAAGAAAGACAGCACTGGAATTTGCTTTATCGGAGAGCGCGACTTTAAACAGTTCCTCAGCCAATACTTGCCTGCAAAGCCCGGCAATATGGTCGATATTCGTAACGGTGAAGTCAAAGGGCGTCACGACGGTTTGATGTACTACACCCTGGGTCAAAGACAAGGACTTGGTATTGGCGGTTCAGGCTCGGGGGAGCCATGGTTCGTTGTAGATAAAGATTTGAAAAACAATCAATTGCTTGTTGTTCAAGGTGAGCAGTATCCGGGGCTATATTCTAAGGGCTTAACAGCCACAGATTTGAACTGGATATCATCAACCAAACCTGTGGGCACATATGCCTGCACAGCCAAATTCCGTTACCGTCAGCCCGACCAAGGCGTAGTCCTGACGTTTATGGAGGATGGCACATGTGAAGTTGTCTTCGATAAACCACAAAAAGCCGTAACGCCGGGGCAATCCGTTGTTTTCTATGATGGAGACGTGTGTTTAGGCGGCGGAGTTATTGATAAGGTTCATAAGTAA
- a CDS encoding DUF3889 domain-containing protein yields the protein MGRFLVVLLIIWVGWSGSLQTRAEASTGASTEIGTEISIQVNTEEIIIEYMPEQDPEYAKWSRLAFQEAGKIYTLLDYKYLGRSTIAPGVAQQQFRFWVRHQGVEFPLIVSIRYDPITERVFTIDMEQEKRGNLLIL from the coding sequence ATGGGTAGATTCTTAGTCGTACTTCTGATTATTTGGGTTGGTTGGTCCGGAAGTTTGCAAACAAGGGCAGAGGCAAGTACAGGGGCAAGTACAGAGATAGGTACAGAGATAAGTATACAGGTAAATACAGAAGAAATTATAATAGAATATATGCCTGAGCAAGATCCTGAATATGCTAAATGGAGCCGTCTTGCCTTTCAGGAAGCTGGGAAAATATACACTTTATTAGATTATAAATATTTAGGGCGGTCGACTATCGCACCCGGTGTTGCACAGCAGCAGTTTCGCTTCTGGGTAAGACATCAGGGTGTCGAATTTCCGCTGATTGTTTCGATTCGGTACGATCCTATTACAGAGAGGGTTTTCACAATCGATATGGAACAAGAAAAAAGAGGGAACCTACTGATTTTATAA